The following proteins are encoded in a genomic region of Liolophura sinensis isolate JHLJ2023 chromosome 7, CUHK_Ljap_v2, whole genome shotgun sequence:
- the LOC135470663 gene encoding kinesin-like protein KIF2A has translation MMDLGEVKVGVNVDIQRTDGRVHSAVVSGVNAEMSVVTVEWFERGETKGKEIELEAIFQLNPELIPKEPAREVTTSKKSSDLMICMCVKEGNGTVCVEDRDGQEGSENGVDDDDIDEEAEENDNSTNCRYQAGGASSNGRTGAKSNTTSRESSRQGKQVSSARSRPSYVQKPQQNGQVENSISAQDFKKPQSAQAPSMQGRRKSNCVKEVERIKQRREERRAAQVAIREVNETEYDTSQPNWEFGAMINQYRGNLEYRPITASDPIEDHQICVCVRKRPLSKKETNRKETDVVTVPNKDNVIVHEPRTKVDLTKYLENQQFRFDYAFDENVKNEVVYRYTAKPLVDCIFEKGMATCFAYGQTGSGKTHTMGGDFSGKGQQDCTKGIYFLAARDVFRLLHSKYKKLDLNVGASFFEIYSGKVFDLLNKKQKLRVLEDGKQQVQVVGLKEETVECVEDVIGLIQHGNNVRTSGTTSANMHSSRSHAVFQIILRRRNTKKLYGKFSLIDLAGNERGADTSSDDRQTRMEGAEINKSLLALKECIRALGRKGAHLPFRVSKLTQVLRDSFIGDNSRTCMIAMISPGMNSCEHTLNTLRYADRVKELGPGGPVEGKPADVAPPNNVDIGTMSPQNSDLAMLKTSNQEEVSDELLTFHEAVNHMQELEEQVVDSHRSLLEQSQKWLAEDRKLLKMTDEVDYDTEAYARQLDALLASKIEAYTALREQLTAFRQELKEEESLSRKIKRHPRRN, from the exons ATTGAGCTAGAGGCCATCTTCCAGCTGAATCCAGAACTGATACCAAAGGAAccagcaagggaagtaactACATCCAAG AAAAGTTCTGATTTAAtgatatgtatgtgtgtcaAGGAAGGTAATGGTACGGTATGTGTGGAGGACCGTGATGGGCAGGAGGGTTCTGAAAATGGGGTAGATGATGATGACATTGACGAGGAAGCTGAGGAGAATGATAACAGTACCAATTGTCGTTACCAAGCTGGCGGGGCGAGCAGCAATGGCCGCACCGGGGCCAag AGCAACACAACCAGCAGAGAAAGTTCAAGACAAGGGAAGCAAG TGTCCTCTGCTCGCTCCAGACCTAGCTATGTACAGAAACCACAGCAGAATGGACAGGTGGAAAACTCCATTTCCGCTCAAGACTTCAAGAAACCTCAGTCTGCGCAGGCTCCTTCCATGCAAG GCCGGCGGAAATCCAACTGTGTGAAGGAAGTGGAGAGGATAAAACAGCGACGAGAAGAAAGGCGGGCGGCCCAAGTGGCCATACGAGAAGTCAACGAGACAGAATACGACACATCGCAGCCTAACTGGGAATTTGGGGCAATGATAaa TCAGTATAGGGGGAATCTAGAGTATCGACCTATAACAGCCTCGGACCCCATAGAAGATCACcaaatttgtgtgtgtgtgagaaagAGGCCACTAAGCAAAAAAG aaacaaacagaaaagaGACAGACGTTGTGACAGTGCCAAATAAGGACAATGTGATTGTCCATGAACCCAGAACCAAAGTCGACCTTACCAAATACTTGGAAAACCAACAGTTCAGATTTGATTACGCTTTTGATGAGAATGTGAAAAATGAGGTTGTTTACAG ATATACAGCAAAGCCTTTGGTAGACTGTATATTTGAGAAGGGGATGGCTACATGCTTTGCTTATGGCCAAACAGGAAGTGGGAAAAcacat ACAATGGGAGGGGATTTTTCAGGGAAGGGACAACAAGACTGCACAAAAGGAATCTACTTTCTGGCGGCCAGGGATGTCTTTCGCCTTCTTCATTCTAAATATAAGAAATTGGACCTAAATGTGGGGGCAAGCTTCTTTGAAATATATAGTGGAAAG GTATTTGACCTCCTGaacaaaaaacagaagttgCGAGTGCTGGAAGACGGGAAGCAGCAGGTTCAGGTGGTAGGGCTGAAGGAGGAGACGGTGGAGTGTGTGGAGGATGTGATAGGTCTTATACAGCACGGCAACAATGTTAG AACTTCAGGAACAACCTCTGCTAATATGCATTCATCTAGATCCCATGCTGTTTTCCAAATCATACTAAGACGGAG GAATACAAAGAAACTCTATGGGAAGTTTTCTCTGATAGATTTAGCAG GTAATGAGCGTGGGGCTGACACCTCCAGTGATGATCGACAGACTAGGATGGAAGGGGCAGAGATCAATAAAAGTCTGCTGGCACTCAAG GAGTGCATCCGTGCTCTGGGAAGGAAGGGAGCCCATTTGCCATTCCGTGTGAGCAAACTTACACAGGTGTTGAGGGACTCCTTTATTGGTGACAACTCAAGGACTTGTATG ATCGCCATGATATCACCTGGTATGAACTCCTGTGAACACACACTCAACACTCTGCGGTATGCAGACAG GGTGAAGGAGCTTGGACCTGGGGGACCAGTGGAAGGGAAGCCAGCAGATGTAGCCCCTCCTAACAATGTCGATATTGGGACCATGTCTCCGCAGAACAGCGACTTGGCAATGCTGAAAACATCAAAT caAGAGGAGGTGTCTGATGAACTGCTGACATTTCACGAGGCTGTCAATCACATGCAGGAGTTAGAGGAGCAGGTGGTGGACAGCCACCGCAGTTTGCTTGAG CAATCTCAAAAGTGGTTAGCTGAGGACCGAAAACTGCTCAAGATGACAGATGAAGTAGATTATGATACAGAAG CCTATGCACGCCAGCTGGACGCATTGCTGGCCAGTAAGATTGAAGCGTACACTGCTCTGAGAG AACAACTGACGGCATTCCGACAGGAATTGAAGGAAGAGGAATCGCTAAGCCGGAAGATCAAACGTCATCCGAGACGAAACTGA